In Methanooceanicella nereidis, a single window of DNA contains:
- a CDS encoding alkaline phosphatase family protein — MAERRVYNGGMMSAPAGRIAVILPFIFMILFSGCVTQDNTWSMTINGDQDAIINESVYNKMINCSSTYDCIKGIPLEIFLYYYGIYPVESVSFADKTYLWEDVAYVSAKDIEMMVLPNGTVFYDGAITQTDHINVDVSDLPPVSTLSIAPSILDALGIEDTEGSIIENKTDRIVLFYIDGMGYGRYLNASSEGIINNITAMGPPIKAIDVYPSISRANSRAMVTGIAPDITKGDLKSSMPDGVTILHKVSDNGLKAVWVGGISSPVYLDDHIVYNLDSNANGSQDDEVAEEAIRQYESGADLMIVHFKNTDSVMHDYGPESAEAREALSYADALAGNIIHHLDPGTVVIIFSDHGGHYTEEGGNHGTLLPEDMIVPIFVHTI; from the coding sequence ATGGCAGAGCGTAGAGTCTATAACGGTGGAATGATGTCTGCACCGGCAGGAAGGATAGCCGTTATCCTTCCTTTTATTTTCATGATCTTATTTTCCGGATGCGTTACCCAGGACAACACATGGTCTATGACCATCAACGGGGATCAGGATGCGATCATTAACGAGTCGGTCTATAATAAGATGATCAATTGCAGCAGCACATATGATTGTATAAAAGGAATACCGCTTGAGATCTTTTTGTACTATTATGGCATTTATCCGGTAGAGTCAGTATCTTTCGCAGATAAAACATACCTGTGGGAGGATGTCGCATACGTTTCTGCAAAAGATATAGAAATGATGGTGCTTCCGAACGGGACTGTATTTTATGATGGCGCGATCACTCAGACGGATCACATCAATGTGGACGTATCCGATCTTCCGCCGGTATCGACCCTGAGCATAGCGCCGTCGATACTGGACGCTCTCGGCATAGAAGATACCGAAGGCAGCATCATAGAGAATAAAACCGATAGGATCGTCCTGTTCTACATTGACGGTATGGGCTACGGAAGGTATTTGAACGCCTCATCAGAAGGCATAATTAATAACATTACTGCAATGGGACCGCCTATTAAGGCTATTGACGTATACCCGTCCATATCCAGGGCGAATAGCAGGGCCATGGTGACCGGAATAGCCCCGGACATCACAAAAGGCGATCTCAAATCATCTATGCCTGACGGCGTGACCATCTTACACAAGGTCTCCGATAATGGATTAAAAGCAGTATGGGTAGGAGGGATAAGCTCTCCGGTATACCTGGATGACCATATAGTGTATAACCTTGACAGTAACGCCAACGGCAGCCAGGATGACGAAGTGGCCGAAGAGGCTATCAGGCAGTACGAGTCCGGCGCTGACCTGATGATAGTCCACTTTAAGAACACGGACTCCGTCATGCATGACTATGGTCCGGAATCAGCGGAGGCCAGAGAGGCTTTAAGTTATGCTGATGCCCTTGCCGGAAATATCATTCATCACCTTGATCCTGGCACCGTCGTGATTATATTCTCCGACCACGGGGGACATTACACGGAGGAGGGCGGGAATCATGGGACGCTGTTGCCTGAGGACATGATAGTACCGATATTCGTACACACGATCTAA
- a CDS encoding TatD family hydrolase, which translates to MIDTHTHVDTRPYEDFEAMAVAGITDVFTLAHDPMRMSSSVVFSDHFEKLYSERGRVEKNGIRLHVCLGMHPRTMPSDPEVCLELLESYLKGKKDREVRAIGEIGLETIDKREMEIFKRQLEVAEKYRMPAIVHTPRSSKGLITREILSILSTISAKKSPVVIDHASFETVKLIIDNGYNAGLTVQPSKLTPSDAADIISENDADLLLLNTDSSSAPTDVLGVPRTVHLMRMKGFDEETIKKVSESNARRIFGI; encoded by the coding sequence ATGATAGATACTCACACTCATGTTGATACAAGACCGTACGAGGACTTCGAAGCGATGGCAGTCGCGGGCATAACTGACGTCTTTACGCTTGCTCACGACCCGATGAGGATGAGCTCAAGCGTCGTCTTTTCCGACCATTTTGAAAAGCTTTATTCTGAGCGGGGCAGAGTGGAAAAGAACGGCATAAGGCTTCATGTCTGCCTCGGGATGCATCCCAGGACGATGCCCTCTGACCCGGAAGTATGCCTTGAGCTACTGGAATCATACTTAAAGGGAAAAAAGGACAGGGAAGTAAGGGCGATCGGTGAGATAGGGCTGGAGACCATCGATAAGCGCGAGATGGAGATCTTTAAACGCCAGTTAGAGGTAGCGGAGAAATACCGCATGCCGGCCATCGTCCATACGCCGCGCTCCAGCAAAGGACTGATCACCAGGGAGATCCTGAGCATCCTCTCCACGATATCCGCCAAAAAGAGCCCGGTGGTCATTGACCATGCCAGCTTTGAAACTGTGAAGCTGATAATAGATAACGGGTATAACGCAGGTCTCACCGTACAGCCTTCGAAGCTCACGCCTTCGGATGCTGCCGACATCATATCAGAGAACGACGCGGACTTATTGCTCCTGAACACCGATTCGTCGTCGGCACCGACGGACGTGCTCGGTGTGCCGAGGACGGTACATCTGATGAGGATGAAAGGATTTGACGAGGAAACCATTAAAAAAGTAAGCGAGTCTAACGCCAGGCGCATATTCGGTATCTGA
- a CDS encoding ABC transporter ATP-binding protein, which produces MISIKGLSFSFFNTEKKVLDSIDLDIPGGQFLAITGPSGCGKSTLALAIGGYIPHVFEGKMSGTVKVEGDITTDLTLNDLATRVGIVQQDPESQLCTLNVKDEVCFGPENLVLPPGEVGRRLEESLSMVGASHLIDRQVYELSGGEKQKVAIASILAMHPRTIILDEPTSNLDPTSTSEVLATIQELKKKTGLTIIVIEHKLDMVMSMADRLLVMDKGKIALDGKPAEVIERYRDEVKKIGVRLPFRNKFSHTDHTHGNGEPIVKAEDLRFSYDHKEILHGIDFEARHSEIIGLIGPNGSGKTTFLLHLMGLNHPRSGKISVMGIDVTKAKTSGMARKVGYVFQNPNSQIFERTVFDEAAFGCRNLKFDNEYIDTTISSMLEKYGLSKYRDRHPHGISFGEKRRLNLCSILPHGPDVIVLDEPFVGQDFINVSRMIEHINELKKEGKTVILVSHDVDLVYKHCDRVVLFKSGNIAVDDEPEEAFRKISEMGMKDYLPGAWS; this is translated from the coding sequence ATGATATCCATTAAAGGACTATCCTTTTCTTTTTTTAACACCGAGAAAAAAGTACTGGATAGCATCGACCTTGACATCCCCGGAGGCCAGTTCCTGGCCATCACGGGGCCTTCAGGATGCGGTAAGTCCACTCTCGCTCTTGCGATAGGAGGGTATATCCCGCACGTTTTCGAAGGAAAGATGTCAGGTACGGTAAAAGTTGAAGGAGACATTACCACAGATCTTACGCTGAATGATCTGGCGACCAGAGTAGGCATCGTACAGCAGGACCCGGAATCGCAGCTCTGTACGCTGAACGTGAAAGACGAGGTGTGTTTCGGGCCTGAAAACCTGGTACTTCCCCCGGGTGAAGTGGGAAGACGCCTGGAAGAGTCATTATCCATGGTAGGCGCCTCTCACCTTATTGACAGGCAGGTATACGAGCTTTCGGGCGGGGAGAAACAAAAGGTCGCAATAGCCTCCATACTTGCGATGCATCCGCGCACCATCATACTCGATGAGCCCACATCCAATCTCGACCCGACATCAACGTCAGAAGTTCTTGCCACGATACAGGAATTAAAGAAAAAGACAGGCCTTACGATCATCGTGATCGAGCATAAGCTGGACATGGTGATGTCTATGGCTGACAGGCTGCTTGTGATGGATAAAGGAAAGATAGCGCTGGACGGCAAGCCTGCAGAGGTCATCGAGAGATACAGGGACGAAGTAAAAAAGATAGGGGTTCGGCTGCCTTTTAGGAACAAGTTCTCTCATACGGACCATACTCACGGTAACGGAGAGCCGATAGTAAAGGCGGAAGACCTCAGGTTTTCATACGATCACAAGGAGATCCTTCACGGCATTGATTTTGAGGCCAGGCATTCGGAGATAATCGGGCTTATCGGGCCGAACGGCTCGGGTAAGACCACTTTTCTTCTACACCTAATGGGCCTTAACCATCCCCGTTCCGGAAAGATCAGCGTCATGGGGATCGATGTCACTAAAGCAAAGACCTCGGGCATGGCCCGGAAGGTCGGGTATGTTTTTCAGAATCCGAATTCCCAGATATTCGAGCGCACTGTTTTCGACGAGGCAGCCTTCGGATGCAGGAACTTGAAGTTCGATAACGAGTATATAGATACCACGATAAGCTCGATGCTTGAGAAATACGGGCTCTCGAAATACAGGGACAGGCATCCTCACGGCATAAGTTTCGGAGAGAAGCGCAGACTTAACCTTTGCTCTATCCTGCCTCACGGCCCGGACGTGATAGTTCTGGATGAGCCGTTCGTAGGCCAGGATTTCATTAATGTTTCCAGGATGATAGAACACATAAATGAGCTAAAGAAAGAAGGGAAGACAGTCATTCTGGTATCCCATGACGTAGACCTTGTTTACAAGCACTGTGACAGAGTGGTCTTATTCAAGTCGGGAAATATCGCCGTCGATGATGAGCCCGAAGAGGCGTTCAGGAAGATCAGTGAGATGGGCATGAAGGACTATCTGCCGGGTGCGTGGTCCTGA
- a CDS encoding 4a-hydroxytetrahydrobiopterin dehydratase, producing MTLADKKCAPCELGTPPMSRQWAEKLLNDLPGWGIDENGKLAKTYTFNNFMDAVHFLDKVAKIAEEEGHHPDMCVQNYNQLKLMSWTHASKGLTENDFIIAAKAERAFSGFQKELACAMP from the coding sequence ATGACTCTTGCGGATAAGAAATGCGCTCCGTGCGAACTTGGCACGCCGCCTATGTCTCGACAGTGGGCGGAAAAATTGCTTAATGACCTTCCCGGTTGGGGTATCGACGAAAATGGAAAGCTGGCAAAGACCTACACTTTCAATAATTTTATGGATGCCGTGCATTTCCTCGATAAAGTGGCAAAAATAGCTGAAGAGGAGGGCCATCACCCCGATATGTGCGTGCAGAACTATAATCAGCTAAAGCTCATGTCGTGGACACACGCAAGCAAAGGGCTTACTGAAAACGACTTTATCATAGCTGCCAAAGCGGAAAGGGCGTTCAGCGGGTTCCAGAAGGAGCTTGCCTGTGCTATGCCGTGA
- a CDS encoding amino acid kinase family protein — MSRERKEIKSKLKGETLVRDKLLESTIIDKQYRMLPDLNVIKVGGHSIMDYGKSVVMPLVEEIGKLSRSNQVLVVTGGGTRVRHIMDIGLDLEMPTGVLAELAGKISEQNAIMMSILLTQYGGIRIKRDDLLDLPMLYRMNCLPVTHGTPPYGLYEPPPNIGRIPDHRTDTGALLIAEAMGAKRCIFVKDVDGLYTENPKQNKKAKMIKEITAKEANEAGFNDFVVERKVLELLQRTVNIKEISIVNGHVPGNISRVMNGENPGTIIKS; from the coding sequence TTGAGCCGCGAGAGAAAAGAGATCAAGTCTAAGCTTAAAGGTGAAACGCTAGTACGGGATAAACTTCTCGAAAGCACCATCATTGATAAGCAGTATCGTATGCTTCCGGACCTGAACGTCATCAAGGTAGGAGGTCACAGCATCATGGACTATGGCAAGTCCGTCGTGATGCCGCTCGTAGAGGAGATCGGAAAACTTTCACGTTCAAACCAGGTCCTTGTAGTTACGGGCGGCGGCACCAGGGTCAGGCATATAATGGACATCGGCCTTGATCTCGAAATGCCCACTGGAGTGCTGGCCGAGCTCGCCGGTAAGATAAGCGAGCAGAACGCCATAATGATGTCGATACTTTTAACGCAGTATGGCGGCATCCGCATCAAGAGAGATGACCTTCTGGACCTCCCTATGCTTTACAGGATGAATTGCCTGCCGGTCACGCATGGTACTCCCCCTTACGGATTATATGAGCCGCCACCGAACATAGGCAGGATACCGGATCACAGGACGGATACCGGTGCGCTTCTCATAGCGGAGGCGATGGGAGCGAAGCGATGCATTTTCGTCAAAGATGTTGACGGGCTGTATACGGAAAATCCCAAGCAGAATAAAAAGGCAAAAATGATCAAAGAGATCACCGCAAAGGAGGCTAATGAGGCCGGGTTCAATGATTTTGTCGTTGAGAGAAAGGTACTTGAACTGCTTCAGAGAACGGTAAACATCAAGGAAATATCCATCGTGAACGGCCATGTGCCGGGAAATATTTCCAGAGTCATGAACGGCGAAAATCCGGGAACAATAATAAAAAGCTAA
- a CDS encoding hemerythrin domain-containing protein, whose product MMPIAPLMIEHRLIERMITLVKEQLREIKETGTLDLLFIDAAVDFMRTYADRTHHGKEEDILFRDLSEKYLSREHRMTMGELIQEHNFARNTVSKLVSAKESYLKGDDGAINDVLSCLGDLVELYPHHIEKEDKHFFIPSMSYFSEGEKDDMLKEFWDFDRKMIHEKYGSIVKKLEDEKLKKDEEAGE is encoded by the coding sequence ATGATGCCTATTGCCCCTCTGATGATAGAGCACAGACTTATCGAACGTATGATAACTCTGGTAAAAGAACAATTGCGGGAGATAAAGGAAACCGGGACGCTCGATCTGTTATTTATCGACGCAGCGGTCGATTTCATGAGGACTTACGCTGACAGGACCCATCACGGAAAGGAAGAGGACATACTATTCAGGGACCTGTCGGAAAAATACCTCTCCAGGGAACACCGGATGACAATGGGGGAACTTATACAGGAGCACAATTTCGCAAGGAATACCGTGTCGAAGCTCGTGAGCGCAAAAGAAAGCTATCTTAAGGGTGACGATGGCGCAATAAACGATGTCCTGTCATGTCTTGGCGACCTTGTCGAACTGTACCCGCACCATATAGAAAAAGAGGATAAACATTTTTTCATTCCGTCAATGTCGTACTTCAGTGAAGGAGAAAAGGATGATATGCTTAAGGAGTTCTGGGATTTTGACCGGAAGATGATCCATGAGAAATATGGTTCTATCGTTAAAAAGCTTGAAGATGAAAAATTAAAAAAAGATGAAGAAGCCGGCGAATGA
- a CDS encoding substrate-binding domain-containing protein → MDSKKLIKLLILSITVLAVMVSISGCTTPEGTATPTATATPEPQTLRLATTTSTYDSGLLSVLLPPFEEANNVKIEILSKGSGEAMKLGEAGDVDVLMVHSPAAEKAFMDAGYGWNRTGFMHNDFVIIGPKDDPAGIKGDNATFAFTTLAEKKIEFISRGDNSGTNAKEKTIWSAAGITPDPKSGWYVETGLGMADTLRMAEEKQAYTLSDRSTYLAKQGNMTLAILVEGDSLLANPYSVIAVNQTLHPNAKYDLAKKFMDYVCGAEGQGIIKEYGKPKYGQPLFFPDIIK, encoded by the coding sequence ATGGATTCCAAAAAGTTGATAAAACTCTTAATATTATCCATTACCGTACTAGCGGTAATGGTATCAATTTCGGGATGCACTACGCCCGAAGGCACAGCTACCCCGACAGCCACGGCGACGCCTGAGCCCCAGACGCTTCGCCTGGCCACGACGACGAGCACATATGATTCAGGCTTGTTGAGCGTGCTGCTGCCTCCGTTCGAAGAGGCGAACAACGTTAAGATCGAGATACTTTCCAAAGGATCCGGAGAAGCGATGAAGCTCGGAGAAGCCGGTGACGTAGATGTACTGATGGTACACAGCCCGGCGGCGGAAAAGGCATTCATGGATGCAGGCTATGGATGGAACAGGACAGGGTTCATGCACAATGACTTTGTCATCATAGGCCCGAAGGACGACCCGGCAGGCATCAAGGGCGACAACGCGACCTTTGCCTTTACGACATTAGCGGAGAAGAAGATAGAGTTCATCTCCAGAGGAGACAATTCAGGCACTAACGCCAAGGAAAAGACCATCTGGAGCGCCGCAGGCATAACCCCGGACCCGAAATCCGGCTGGTATGTAGAGACAGGTCTTGGAATGGCTGACACGCTGCGCATGGCAGAAGAGAAGCAGGCTTACACGCTATCCGACAGAAGCACGTACCTTGCAAAGCAGGGCAACATGACGCTTGCAATACTTGTCGAAGGCGATAGCCTCCTTGCTAACCCGTACAGTGTAATAGCCGTGAACCAGACACTTCACCCGAACGCAAAATATGACCTGGCTAAGAAGTTCATGGATTACGTTTGCGGTGCTGAGGGACAGGGCATAATCAAGGAATACGGCAAGCCTAAGTACGGACAGCCGCTGTTCTTCCCTGACATAATTAAGTGA
- a CDS encoding phosphotransferase: MLEVPPPHPFERLRFIKKFPSKKNSVYLVERAGKQYVLKLYATDRWQNEFRVLSAAYDLGIAVPAPIEARDNAVLMEYIDGKTVNDHLNEKFDQDLVLSVASWLARFHLAFYSEDSVLLKSDAIFKNFILSERIIYGIDFELSRPGRPEEDVGEAISFLLDTEPMFTDEKYRLACKFIKRYENDSGIVLHDIEDSIAKSLIEAASFRPAHSSLLLKKAKDIITLKPFTRY; this comes from the coding sequence ATGTTAGAGGTCCCGCCTCCGCATCCTTTCGAGAGACTCAGGTTCATAAAAAAATTCCCGAGTAAAAAAAATAGCGTTTATCTAGTCGAAAGAGCAGGTAAGCAATATGTTCTAAAGCTATACGCTACCGACCGATGGCAAAACGAGTTCCGCGTGCTGAGCGCCGCGTATGATCTGGGCATTGCGGTGCCTGCTCCGATAGAGGCCAGGGATAATGCCGTGCTCATGGAGTACATAGACGGGAAGACCGTTAACGATCATCTGAACGAAAAGTTCGACCAGGACCTCGTGCTGTCGGTAGCCTCATGGCTTGCACGGTTCCATCTTGCTTTTTACAGCGAGGACAGTGTATTGCTTAAATCCGATGCGATATTCAAGAATTTTATCCTGTCGGAACGTATCATCTATGGCATCGACTTCGAACTGTCAAGGCCCGGCCGCCCCGAGGAAGACGTGGGCGAGGCGATATCTTTCCTGCTTGATACCGAGCCTATGTTCACCGATGAAAAATACCGCCTCGCATGTAAGTTCATAAAGCGTTACGAGAACGACTCCGGTATAGTCCTTCATGACATAGAGGACAGCATCGCAAAGTCCCTGATAGAGGCGGCAAGCTTTAGGCCTGCCCACAGCAGTCTCCTTTTAAAAAAGGCAAAGGACATCATAACTTTGAAGCCCTTTACAAGGTATTGA
- a CDS encoding molybdopterin-dependent oxidoreductase: protein MNRKSIAIVIALVMLSAIALGCTDSTKNEALNFEVKGEVENPGAYNLEDYNDRLVTINAKLDGDVTHLPAQDYTGVPLRTVLADAKVKTGATMVSFLASDGYNQVFELSNVTANDNLILIDEDNTVRLVAKGYAGGMWVRYIKTIEIK from the coding sequence ATGAATAGAAAAAGTATAGCGATCGTGATTGCGCTGGTCATGCTTTCGGCCATAGCGCTGGGATGCACAGACAGCACAAAAAACGAGGCATTAAATTTTGAAGTAAAGGGAGAAGTGGAAAATCCGGGAGCTTACAACCTGGAAGACTATAATGACAGGCTGGTCACGATCAACGCAAAGCTCGACGGAGATGTCACCCATCTGCCGGCGCAGGATTATACAGGCGTGCCCTTGAGAACGGTGCTGGCGGATGCGAAAGTCAAGACCGGGGCGACAATGGTCAGTTTCCTTGCCTCGGATGGATACAACCAGGTCTTCGAGCTTTCTAACGTGACCGCGAACGATAACCTGATACTCATTGACGAGGACAACACAGTGAGGCTCGTGGCCAAAGGATACGCGGGCGGCATGTGGGTCAGGTACATCAAGACCATCGAGATAAAATGA
- a CDS encoding PQQ-dependent sugar dehydrogenase yields MASDKDDRLPVNTIRLPPGFKIDVYAGNVPDARSMALSPNGTLYVGTRTGGKVYAILDNDKDNMADEVLVIASGLNMPNGVAYMNGSLYVAEISRILRYDDIDDRIQIPPDPVIVNDSFPSDEWHGWKFIRFGPDGMLYVPVGAPCNVCLREDERYATIMRMMPDGTGLEIYAKGVRNTVGFDWHPDTEELWFTDNGRDWLGDDLPPDELNRATEPGMHFGFPYCHGGYISDPDYGKGRNCSEFAPPAINLGPHVAALGMRFYTGSMFPEEYRGQIFIAEHGSWNRKDPIGYRITLVKIVNSTPVSYGVFADGWLKGREAWGRPVDVLVMPDGSMLVSDDKAGAIYRISYDGE; encoded by the coding sequence ATGGCCAGCGATAAAGATGACCGTCTGCCTGTAAACACTATCAGGCTGCCTCCGGGGTTCAAGATAGACGTATATGCCGGCAATGTTCCCGATGCCCGCTCAATGGCCCTCAGCCCGAACGGCACGTTATATGTGGGGACCAGGACGGGAGGGAAAGTCTACGCAATACTCGACAACGATAAAGATAACATGGCCGACGAGGTCCTTGTCATAGCAAGCGGACTGAATATGCCTAACGGTGTGGCATACATGAACGGCTCTTTATATGTGGCTGAGATAAGCCGCATCCTTAGATATGACGATATCGACGATCGTATTCAGATCCCTCCCGATCCCGTCATTGTGAACGATAGTTTCCCGTCGGATGAATGGCACGGATGGAAGTTCATACGTTTCGGCCCTGACGGAATGCTATACGTCCCTGTGGGCGCTCCGTGTAACGTATGCCTTCGGGAGGACGAGCGGTATGCTACGATCATGCGTATGATGCCTGACGGCACCGGGCTGGAAATATATGCAAAAGGAGTCCGTAACACCGTAGGGTTCGACTGGCATCCGGATACGGAAGAGCTATGGTTCACCGATAACGGGCGTGACTGGCTCGGTGACGACCTGCCGCCGGACGAGCTTAACCGTGCCACGGAACCGGGCATGCATTTCGGGTTCCCTTACTGTCACGGGGGATACATTTCCGACCCCGATTATGGTAAAGGCCGTAACTGTTCAGAGTTCGCTCCGCCCGCTATAAACCTGGGCCCTCACGTAGCGGCGCTCGGAATGAGGTTCTATACAGGCTCTATGTTCCCCGAAGAGTATCGCGGACAGATATTTATCGCTGAGCATGGCTCATGGAACAGAAAGGACCCGATAGGTTATCGCATAACTCTGGTGAAAATCGTGAACAGCACGCCTGTGAGCTATGGCGTGTTCGCCGACGGATGGCTCAAGGGACGGGAGGCATGGGGTCGTCCCGTGGACGTCCTTGTGATGCCCGACGGTTCTATGCTGGTCTCGGATGATAAGGCCGGTGCCATATACCGGATAAGCTATGATGGAGAATAA
- a CDS encoding (Fe-S)-binding protein, which translates to MTSDISRKIALFVSFILVVLSILTLMPDDFFLGNSYCHSCHDPAMPADHLLFRMNYLGYNSLCSFAPFSTLILMGAGIVIFLTTFKIKFERWGSEYRKIASLMCVGLAVLTILPCDGSYNNLLGGSTLCPLFPLSTATLLLLAIVAYAGYMVCPFMIIWRCRCPVLEQYLDVDRSPHRSINRYLKFLITGKLSDEDIERLYRCTLCNGCWISFFNRRTRINAVKKGIIAKHLDSIRCSVKQCGNPYNIDVHAKDGSGISSIDTLLFRGCTGKYRVPEILNATEKLLKKKDIKYEIMHDESCCGSTLYNLGDIVSANEAVDKNIAKFKEAGVKRIITVCPGCYSAFKTLYKGRDGFDAEIILAIDLLKDTRIDAPGAIIHDPCHAKDRHDIVHNILTGSKDESTGACCGAGGGLMSFDRMLSGERAKRIIEESPGQVITYCPFCYMNISRASKEKVSDIYMLMAEQEG; encoded by the coding sequence ATGACCTCTGACATATCAAGAAAGATCGCTTTATTCGTTTCCTTCATCCTTGTAGTTTTAAGTATACTAACGCTCATGCCGGATGATTTTTTTCTCGGGAACAGCTATTGCCATAGCTGTCATGATCCCGCAATGCCTGCAGACCATTTACTTTTCCGGATGAACTATCTTGGCTATAACTCCTTATGCTCTTTCGCTCCTTTCAGCACGCTGATACTTATGGGTGCAGGAATTGTGATTTTCCTCACCACATTTAAAATTAAATTCGAACGCTGGGGGAGTGAATACAGAAAGATAGCATCGTTGATGTGCGTGGGACTGGCAGTTTTAACAATTCTGCCCTGCGACGGATCTTACAATAACCTCTTAGGAGGCAGCACTCTATGCCCATTATTCCCGTTAAGCACAGCAACGCTATTACTCCTGGCCATTGTGGCCTATGCAGGATACATGGTATGCCCTTTCATGATCATATGGAGATGCAGGTGCCCTGTGTTAGAGCAGTATTTAGATGTGGACCGCTCTCCCCACAGGTCGATAAATCGGTATCTTAAGTTCCTTATCACCGGGAAACTTAGCGATGAGGACATAGAAAGGCTTTACAGGTGCACACTATGCAACGGGTGCTGGATATCTTTCTTTAATCGCAGGACAAGGATAAATGCCGTTAAAAAGGGTATCATCGCAAAACATCTCGATTCTATAAGATGCTCGGTAAAACAATGCGGTAATCCATACAATATCGATGTCCACGCGAAAGACGGCTCGGGCATCAGCAGTATAGATACTCTATTGTTCAGGGGATGCACGGGAAAGTATAGAGTACCGGAGATCTTAAACGCAACCGAAAAATTACTAAAGAAAAAGGACATTAAATATGAAATTATGCATGATGAGTCCTGCTGTGGCTCCACGTTATATAACCTCGGCGATATTGTATCGGCAAACGAGGCTGTGGATAAGAACATAGCAAAATTTAAGGAGGCTGGCGTGAAGCGCATCATTACCGTGTGTCCCGGCTGCTATTCCGCGTTTAAAACTCTATATAAGGGGCGTGACGGGTTTGATGCGGAGATAATACTTGCCATCGACCTGTTAAAAGATACCCGTATTGATGCTCCCGGAGCTATTATCCACGACCCGTGCCATGCAAAGGACAGGCATGATATAGTTCACAATATCCTTACCGGCTCAAAGGACGAATCCACCGGAGCATGCTGCGGCGCAGGCGGCGGCCTGATGTCCTTCGACAGGATGCTTTCCGGAGAAAGGGCAAAAAGGATAATCGAGGAAAGCCCGGGCCAGGTCATCACCTATTGCCCGTTTTGTTATATGAACATATCAAGGGCTTCAAAGGAAAAAGTGTCGGATATCTATATGCTCATGGCGGAGCAGGAAGGCTAA
- a CDS encoding energy-coupling factor transporter transmembrane component T family protein, with protein MKIKFEKGDSFLHGLNPVTKLLALVVYSISVFMFDSLEILIASFLCMLILVASVRSSSLWSFIRSRFIITFALLVFVIQIIFTRGGDVFFSVPLIIFTIDVTMLGVLSGAVVALRFITIIIASAIFVATTEGNELAYSLMRAGLPYRFGFMLVTAIRFIPVFESESSTVINAQRARGLDIDSGGIKGVIKSIRYTMLPLVVSALSKVDALVISMEGRAFGYKRTRTFTRKSRFRARDILIITFSAIIFIVLVLNMWFGWFVLPQLEIYNN; from the coding sequence ATGAAGATCAAGTTTGAAAAAGGAGATTCTTTCCTGCACGGGCTTAACCCTGTCACCAAACTGCTCGCGCTGGTAGTCTACAGTATCTCGGTTTTCATGTTCGATAGCCTTGAGATACTTATAGCCTCTTTCCTCTGCATGCTGATCCTTGTCGCCAGCGTAAGATCGTCATCGTTATGGTCGTTCATAAGGTCCAGATTTATAATCACATTCGCGCTCCTCGTTTTTGTCATACAGATCATATTTACCAGGGGAGGGGACGTCTTTTTTAGCGTCCCGCTTATCATTTTTACCATCGACGTCACCATGCTCGGAGTATTAAGCGGCGCAGTGGTCGCTTTAAGGTTCATAACGATAATAATAGCCAGCGCGATATTTGTCGCGACGACCGAAGGAAACGAGCTCGCATATTCCCTTATGAGAGCCGGGCTGCCATACAGGTTCGGCTTCATGCTGGTGACTGCCATACGTTTCATACCGGTATTCGAATCCGAATCAAGCACGGTGATAAATGCCCAGCGTGCCAGAGGCCTTGATATCGACAGCGGCGGGATAAAGGGAGTCATCAAGTCCATACGGTATACGATGCTTCCGTTAGTCGTATCCGCATTATCGAAAGTTGACGCCCTTGTCATCTCCATGGAAGGAAGAGCGTTCGGATATAAGCGTACAAGGACGTTCACAAGAAAAAGCCGTTTTAGAGCCAGGGATATATTGATCATTACCTTCTCTGCAATAATATTCATAGTCCTGGTCCTGAATATGTGGTTCGGCTGGTTTGTCTTGCCCCAGCTGGAAATCTATAATAACTAA